A portion of the Lathamus discolor isolate bLatDis1 chromosome 5, bLatDis1.hap1, whole genome shotgun sequence genome contains these proteins:
- the LOC136015747 gene encoding serine/arginine-rich splicing factor 7-like isoform X2 produces the protein MSRYGRYETKVYVGNLGTGAGKGELERAFSYYGPLRTVWIARNPPGFAFVEFEDPRDAEDAVLGLDGKIICGSRVRVEVSTGMPRRSRYDRPPARRPFDPNDRCYECGEKGHYAYDCHRYSRRRRSRSRSRSRSRSRGRRYSRSRSRSRGRRSRSASYRRSRSISPRRYRSFSPRRSRSGSLRRSRSRSRSRSRSRSVVWPRSSRSKSRSPSPKRSHSPSGSP, from the exons ATGTCGCGCTATGGGCGTTATG AGACCAAGGTGTACGTGGGGAACCTGGGCACCGGCGCGGGGAAGGGCGAGCTGGAGAGAGCCTTCAGCTACTACGGGCCCCTGAGAACCGTGTGGATCGCGAGGAACCCGCCGGGGTTTGCCTTCGTGGAGTTTGAAGATCCgagggatgctgaggatgctGTACTTGGCCTTGATGGAAA GATAATATGTGGCTCCAGAGTTAGAGTGGAAGTGTCAACTGGGATGCCTCGTCGCTCCCGTTATGACAGGCCTCCAGCCCGGCGCCCCTTTGACCCAAACGACAGATGCTATGAGTGTGGTGAGAAGGGCCACTATGCTTATGATTGTCACCGCTATAGTCGCCGAAGGAGGAGCAG GTCCCGGTCGAGATCCCGTTCGCGGTCCCGAGGGCGAAGGTATTCTCGCTCACGCAGTCGCAGTCGTGGTAGGAG ATCGAGATCAGCTTCCTACCGCAGGTCCAGGTCAATCTCTCCTCGTAGATATAGGTCATTTTCACCCCGCAGATCTCGATCTGGTTCTTTAAGGAGATCAAG ATCTAGGTCCAGGTCACGCTCAAGGTCCCGGTCTGTTGTATGGCCTCGAAGCAG
- the GEMIN6 gene encoding gem-associated protein 6 translates to MNEWQKKSPLEWETYLNKLVKVAAVEKHEYEGWVLTVDPVSASIVLATFPENESVSISVVLGHAVEEVEILKEGDDEMKQRLSCIFAPEESKAYSPEELEKRKNNLKTWLETNHIPITEQGESGKTLCVAGVLTIDPPYGPEECSSSNEIILSRVQGLIQGYLEKNQ, encoded by the exons ATGAATGAGTGGCAGAAGAAAAGCCCTCTAGAGTGGGAAACGTATTTGAACAAACTGGTGAAAGTTGCTGCAGTTGAGAAACATGAATATGAAGGATGGGTCTTAACAGTTGATCCAGTTTCTGCTAG tatTGTCCTCGCAACATTCCCAGAGAATGAAAGTGTGTCCATATCAGTTGTCTTGGGCCATGCTGTCGAGGAGGTAGAAATACTGAAAGAAGGGGACGATGAAATGAAGCAACGGCTTTCTTGCATATTTGCtcctgaagaaagcaaagcctACAGCCCAGAAGAACttgaaaagaggaagaacaacTTGAAGACTTGGCTAGAAACAAACCACATCCCCATAACAGAGCAAGGCGAATCGGGAAAGACGCTATGTGTGGCAGGGGTATTGACTATTGACCCACCATATGGCCCAGAAGAGTGCAGCAGCTCCAACGAGATTATTCTGTCTCGAGTTCAAGGCTTAATACAGGGCTATCTTGAGAAAAACCAATGA
- the SRSF7 gene encoding serine/arginine-rich splicing factor 7 → MSRYGRYGGETKVYVGNLGTGAGKGELERAFSYYGPLRTVWIARNPPGFAFVEFEDPRDAEDAVRGLDGKVICGSRVRVEVSTGMPRRSRYDRPPARRPFDPNDRCYECGEKGHYAYDCHRYSRRRRSRSRSRSRSRSRGRRYSRSRSRSRGRRSRSASYRRSRSVSPRRSRSVSPRRSRSASLKRSRSRSRSRSRSVTWPRSRSRSHGRSKSGSPAKSRSKSRSPSPKRSRSPSGSPQRSASPERMD, encoded by the exons ATGTCGCGTTACGGCCGCTATGGAGGCG AGACCAAGGTGTACGTGGGGAACCTGGGCACGGGAGCGGGAAAGGGCGAGCTGGAGAGAGCCTTCAGCTACTACGGGCCCCTGAGAACCGTGTGGATCGCGAGGAACCCGCCGGGGTTTGCCTTCGTGGAGTTTGAAGATCCgagggatgctgaggatgctGTCCGTGGACTTGATGGAAA GGTGATTTGTGGCTCCAGAGTTAGAGTGGAAGTGTCAACTGGGATGCCTCGTCGCTCCCGTTATGACAGGCCTCCAGCCCGGCGCCCCTTTGACCCAAACGACAGATGCTATGAGTGTGGTGAGAAGGGCCACTATGCTTACGATTGTCACCGCTATAGTCGCCGAAGGAGGAGCAG GTCCCGGTCGAGATCCCGTTCGCGGTCCCGAGGGCGAAGGTATTCTCGCTCACGCAGTCGGAGTCGTGGTAGGAG GTCCAGGTCAGCTTCCTATCGTAGATCCCGCTCCGTTTCTCCTCGTAGGTCTAGGTCTGTGTCTCCCCGCCGGTCCCGATCGGCATCCTTGAAGAGATCAAG gTCTCGATCAAGATCTAGATCTAGATCTGTTACATGGCCCCGAAGCAG GTCTAGGTCCCATGGCAGATCAAAATCTGGCTCGCCAGCTAAGAG TCGGTCAAAGTCCCGATCACCATCTCCAAAGAGAAG tcgTTCACCATCAGGAAGTCCTCAGAGAAGTGCAAGTCCTGAAAGAATGGATTAA